One Mycolicibacterium crocinum DNA window includes the following coding sequences:
- a CDS encoding PASTA domain-containing protein — protein sequence MKPLLLIVVSTVCFVGACSSGGRPVAARDSATTSSAAPTRTVTAHPPATIVMPDLRGMYWSDADPALRTLGWTGVLSKAPDLPNSPYRTHQIATQIPAPGQVIAADAMITLQFAQ from the coding sequence GTGAAACCGCTACTGCTGATTGTGGTTTCGACGGTCTGCTTCGTCGGGGCGTGCTCGTCGGGCGGCCGGCCCGTTGCCGCGCGTGACTCGGCGACCACCAGTTCGGCGGCGCCGACCAGAACCGTGACAGCGCATCCGCCCGCCACCATTGTCATGCCCGATCTGCGGGGGATGTATTGGAGTGACGCCGACCCAGCCCTTCGGACGCTGGGCTGGACGGGTGTTCTCTCAAAGGCCCCTGACCTGCCGAACTCGCCCTACCGGACCCATCAGATCGCTACGCAGATACCGGCTCCCGGCCAAGTCATCGCCGCGGACGCGATGATCACGTTGCAATTCGCCCAGTAA
- a CDS encoding PecA family PE domain-processing aspartic protease: MSHSHSGRGAHRARRGRRQPYAWLGAGAVTLGLGAALASGSAVAYADTGAGSGAAKTSASSSESGSTSSNGTESNTTKKAVAHSARAGAATLPGGSISSRKASSPEASGASAVAQVDAAATETATVKTTAAETTTATTAHSARVPTVAAVTTAPAAGSTPVTYSWLPSTPPVVANVAVSLALQQIAEAQSELQQQTWGSGNIPAGLVAVVPQVLLSQATLSLNTWENSITPTQLLFAQTAGVPIVHQLAGVSLLGAVLLPALATTALNSAGLFLPLVGALEGTGGISSVQNLVSTAALNGRVYAFVPVTMRSTTEPIVYVSINGGRAIPVLVDTGSSGLVVTMSSVGNAAPLVATGNHGTSGYSGGLSYDYSTYTTTVDFGNGIFTGPTNVNIVDPADATEAMAFFNQLGGASGVLGIGANAAGPGPQGLPTTALPGDLSQGVFLYQGLLLGFAGVMVFGPNPLPTRASVSGAPDAYLNVAINNGSPTKVGAIIDSGGVYGTMLQSMTGGTVNGPVPVGTRISVYTTDGVLLYSYVVTSRNAPTVISGSPSSVLINTGYIPYQNGPVYLDYTTPDGQGSTRFDYA; this comes from the coding sequence ATGAGCCACAGCCACAGCGGACGAGGCGCTCACCGCGCCCGGCGGGGCCGCCGCCAGCCGTACGCGTGGCTGGGTGCCGGTGCCGTGACCTTGGGTCTCGGTGCCGCGCTGGCCAGCGGATCAGCCGTCGCCTACGCCGACACCGGCGCTGGGTCGGGTGCGGCTAAGACCTCGGCGAGCAGCTCCGAAAGCGGCTCGACGTCGTCGAACGGCACCGAGTCGAACACGACCAAGAAGGCCGTCGCACACTCAGCGCGCGCGGGCGCCGCGACCTTGCCGGGCGGAAGCATCAGCTCTCGCAAGGCGTCGTCGCCTGAGGCGAGTGGCGCCTCCGCCGTCGCGCAAGTCGACGCCGCTGCCACTGAGACGGCGACGGTCAAGACCACCGCAGCCGAGACCACCACGGCGACGACTGCTCATTCAGCTCGTGTGCCTACCGTGGCGGCCGTGACCACCGCGCCGGCGGCCGGTTCGACGCCCGTCACCTACTCCTGGCTGCCGTCGACACCGCCAGTCGTCGCGAATGTCGCGGTGAGCCTGGCCCTGCAACAAATCGCCGAGGCGCAGTCGGAATTGCAGCAGCAGACGTGGGGCAGTGGGAACATCCCCGCCGGCCTGGTCGCGGTCGTACCGCAGGTGCTGCTCTCGCAGGCCACGTTGTCGTTGAACACCTGGGAGAACTCGATAACGCCAACCCAGTTGCTCTTCGCCCAAACGGCAGGCGTTCCGATCGTGCACCAACTGGCCGGGGTCAGCCTGCTTGGTGCGGTATTGCTGCCCGCACTGGCGACCACCGCGTTGAACAGCGCAGGGCTGTTCCTCCCGCTTGTCGGCGCTCTGGAGGGGACAGGCGGGATCTCGTCGGTGCAAAACCTGGTCAGCACGGCGGCCCTCAATGGCCGGGTCTATGCGTTTGTTCCGGTGACGATGCGGTCCACCACCGAGCCGATCGTCTACGTGTCGATCAACGGCGGACGCGCCATACCCGTGCTCGTCGACACCGGATCCTCGGGGCTGGTCGTCACTATGTCGTCGGTCGGTAATGCCGCCCCCCTGGTTGCGACTGGCAATCACGGCACCAGCGGGTACAGCGGCGGTCTGAGCTACGACTACTCGACCTATACGACGACCGTTGACTTCGGCAATGGCATCTTCACCGGACCGACGAATGTGAACATCGTCGACCCCGCCGACGCGACGGAAGCCATGGCCTTCTTCAATCAGCTTGGTGGCGCGTCTGGCGTGCTCGGTATCGGCGCCAACGCGGCGGGCCCCGGACCACAGGGCCTGCCGACGACCGCGCTGCCGGGTGACCTCAGCCAGGGTGTATTCCTATATCAGGGCTTGCTGCTCGGGTTCGCCGGCGTGATGGTCTTCGGCCCCAACCCGCTGCCGACCCGCGCGTCGGTATCCGGCGCGCCCGATGCTTACCTGAATGTGGCGATCAACAACGGTTCGCCGACGAAGGTCGGCGCCATCATCGACTCGGGTGGCGTCTACGGGACGATGCTGCAGTCAATGACTGGCGGCACTGTGAACGGCCCTGTTCCAGTCGGCACTCGGATCTCGGTGTACACCACCGACGGGGTGCTGCTGTACTCCTACGTCGTCACCTCGCGGAACGCTCCGACTGTGATTTCGGGTTCACCTTCGAGTGTGCTCATCAACACCGGGTACATCCCCTACCAGAATGGCCCCGTCTACCTCGACTACACCACGCCGGATGGACAGGGCTCGACACGTTTCGACTACGCCTGA
- a CDS encoding ATP-dependent DNA ligase → MQLPVNPPVSPMLAKSVRTIPPDASYEPKWDGFRSVCFRDGDEVVLGSRNEKPMTRYFPELVSAALAELPERCVIDGEIVIATDSGLDFEALQQRIHPADSRVRMLAEKTPAAFVAFDLLALGDDDYTGRPFSERRAALVEALADVGPSFHVTPATTDPETAQRWFSEFEGAGLDGVIAKPLTVTYQPDKRVMFKIKHERTADCVVAGYRVHKSSDDAIGSLLLGLYSEDGALASVGVIGAFPMAERRRLFTELQPLVTEFENHPWNWAALEAGERTPQKNAGSRWNAGKDLSFVPLRPERVVEVRYDHMEGARFRHTAQFNRWRPDRDPRSCTYEQLEQPVTFSLSEIVPGLG, encoded by the coding sequence ATGCAGCTGCCCGTGAATCCCCCGGTGTCGCCGATGCTCGCCAAATCGGTGCGAACCATCCCGCCCGACGCGTCGTACGAACCGAAATGGGATGGCTTCCGGTCGGTGTGCTTCCGCGACGGTGATGAGGTCGTATTGGGCAGCCGCAACGAGAAGCCGATGACGCGCTACTTCCCGGAGTTGGTCAGCGCAGCCCTTGCCGAGTTGCCCGAGCGCTGCGTGATCGACGGTGAGATCGTCATCGCGACGGACTCAGGGCTGGACTTCGAGGCGCTGCAGCAGCGGATCCACCCCGCGGATTCGCGGGTTCGGATGCTCGCCGAGAAGACGCCTGCGGCGTTTGTCGCGTTCGATCTGCTCGCGTTGGGCGACGACGATTACACCGGGCGGCCGTTCAGCGAGCGGCGCGCCGCACTGGTGGAGGCATTGGCCGACGTCGGGCCGTCATTTCATGTCACCCCCGCCACCACCGATCCGGAGACCGCGCAGCGGTGGTTCTCCGAATTCGAGGGAGCCGGTCTCGACGGCGTGATCGCCAAACCGTTGACAGTCACCTATCAGCCCGACAAGCGGGTGATGTTCAAGATCAAGCACGAGCGGACCGCCGACTGCGTGGTCGCCGGTTACCGCGTGCACAAGTCGAGCGACGATGCGATCGGGTCGCTGCTGCTGGGCCTCTACTCCGAAGACGGAGCGCTGGCGTCGGTGGGCGTCATCGGCGCCTTCCCGATGGCCGAGCGGCGACGTCTCTTCACCGAATTGCAGCCCCTGGTAACAGAATTCGAGAATCATCCGTGGAACTGGGCCGCACTCGAGGCGGGCGAACGCACACCGCAGAAGAACGCCGGATCGCGATGGAACGCCGGCAAAGACCTGTCATTCGTCCCGCTGCGACCCGAGCGGGTCGTCGAGGTGCGCTACGACCACATGGAGGGCGCGCGGTTTCGGCACACCGCCCAATTCAACCGCTGGCGACCCGATCGTGACCCTCGCTCCTGCACGTACGAGCAACTCGAACAGCCAGTGACGTTCAGCCTCAGCGAGATCGTGCCCGGGCTCGGCTAG
- a CDS encoding MBL fold metallo-hydrolase — protein sequence MILEQYYIECLSHASYLVGDETTGRAVVVDPRRDITEYLADAQKYGLTIEGVINTHFHADFVSGHLELVDATGAWIGFGEAAETDYPIRRLTDGEHVSLGEVDLEILSTPGHTWESISVLVRERAGAQPVAVLTGDALFIGDVGRPDLVNIGDSSTGDLARAMYHTIHDRLLQLPDSVMVMPAHGAGSSCGKNLSTELVSTIGEQRVGNPSVQPMTEDEFVALITSGQPAAPAYFASDAAMNKRVHPLLQPDRTVPEMTPQQIREALDAGVRIVDARTVEDFALGHLRGSVNVGFDGRFAETGGMVAEVGEQIALITYPGEEQEAALRLARIGSDHSIGYLNVGRDGTFPTELADLVQIAPRTTVTELDELLADDAVTLIDIRNPGEREGGAIPNSLHIPLAQLRLRVDEIPTDKPIVVHCAGGWRSSVAASLLRANGIQHVSDLLGGYNQWADVHASV from the coding sequence ATGATCTTGGAGCAGTACTACATCGAATGCCTGTCCCACGCGTCCTACCTCGTCGGCGACGAGACCACCGGCCGCGCGGTCGTGGTCGACCCACGTCGTGACATCACTGAGTATCTGGCCGACGCGCAGAAGTATGGACTCACGATCGAAGGGGTGATCAACACCCACTTCCACGCCGACTTCGTGTCCGGACACCTGGAGCTGGTCGACGCGACCGGCGCGTGGATCGGCTTCGGCGAGGCAGCGGAGACCGACTATCCCATTCGCAGACTGACCGACGGTGAGCATGTGTCACTGGGCGAGGTGGACCTCGAGATCCTCTCCACCCCGGGCCACACGTGGGAGTCGATCAGCGTGCTCGTTCGTGAGCGAGCCGGCGCCCAGCCGGTGGCCGTCCTGACCGGCGATGCACTGTTCATCGGCGATGTCGGCCGGCCCGACCTGGTGAACATCGGTGACAGCTCGACCGGCGATCTGGCACGGGCGATGTATCACACGATCCACGACAGACTCCTGCAACTGCCCGATAGCGTCATGGTGATGCCTGCCCACGGGGCCGGATCGTCCTGCGGGAAAAACCTGTCCACAGAACTGGTTTCGACCATCGGCGAGCAGCGCGTCGGTAATCCGTCCGTGCAGCCGATGACTGAAGACGAATTCGTCGCGTTGATCACCTCGGGGCAGCCCGCCGCACCGGCGTACTTTGCGTCCGACGCCGCGATGAACAAGCGGGTGCATCCCCTGTTGCAGCCCGACCGCACCGTGCCCGAGATGACGCCTCAGCAGATCCGAGAGGCTCTCGATGCCGGCGTGCGGATCGTCGATGCACGCACCGTCGAGGATTTCGCCCTCGGACATCTGCGCGGCTCGGTCAACGTCGGGTTCGACGGGCGCTTCGCCGAAACCGGCGGCATGGTGGCCGAAGTCGGCGAGCAGATCGCGTTGATCACCTATCCGGGTGAGGAGCAAGAGGCGGCATTGCGACTGGCGCGCATCGGCTCAGACCACTCGATCGGATATCTGAACGTGGGTCGCGACGGGACGTTCCCCACCGAACTTGCCGACCTGGTGCAGATCGCTCCCCGCACCACCGTCACAGAGTTGGATGAACTACTGGCCGACGACGCGGTGACGCTGATCGATATCCGCAACCCCGGTGAACGCGAGGGTGGTGCGATCCCGAACTCACTGCACATCCCGCTCGCCCAGTTGCGCCTTCGTGTCGATGAGATCCCCACCGACAAGCCGATCGTCGTGCACTGCGCCGGTGGCTGGCGCTCCAGCGTCGCCGCCTCACTGTTGCGCGCCAACGGTATTCAGCACGTGTCCGACCTTCTGGGCGGCTACAACCAGTGGGCCGACGTCCACGCGTCGGTGTGA
- a CDS encoding metal-sensitive transcriptional regulator codes for MVGDQDAIDAVLNRLRRAQGQLAGVISMIEQGRECKDVVTQLAAVSRALDRAGFKIVATGLRECVAGEGSGADKPMTEAELEKLFLALA; via the coding sequence ATGGTCGGCGACCAAGATGCCATCGATGCGGTGCTCAACCGACTGCGTCGGGCCCAAGGCCAACTGGCTGGCGTCATCTCGATGATCGAGCAGGGACGCGAGTGCAAGGACGTCGTCACCCAGCTGGCGGCCGTCTCCCGCGCGCTCGACCGGGCCGGCTTCAAGATCGTCGCCACCGGATTGCGTGAATGCGTCGCCGGCGAGGGATCCGGCGCCGACAAGCCCATGACCGAGGCGGAGCTGGAAAAGCTGTTCCTCGCGCTCGCATAG
- the bfr gene encoding bacterioferritin, translated as MQGDSEILTLLNQQLTSELTAINQYFLHSKMQDNWGFTELAKHTRDESFDEMRHAERVTDRILILDGLPNYQRIGTLNIGQTIREQFESDLALEYEVVNRLKPAIVLCREKQDSTTANLFEDIVADEEHHIDYLETQLELMNKLGVELYSAQCVSRPPGSLD; from the coding sequence ATGCAAGGCGACAGCGAGATTCTGACACTCCTGAATCAGCAGCTGACGAGCGAACTGACCGCCATCAATCAGTACTTCCTGCACTCCAAGATGCAGGACAACTGGGGCTTCACCGAGCTGGCCAAGCACACCCGGGACGAGTCGTTCGACGAAATGCGCCATGCCGAACGCGTCACCGATCGAATCCTCATCCTCGACGGGCTGCCCAACTACCAGCGGATCGGCACCCTGAACATCGGGCAGACCATCCGCGAACAGTTCGAGAGCGACCTGGCCCTCGAGTACGAGGTGGTCAACCGGCTGAAGCCGGCCATCGTGCTGTGCCGTGAGAAGCAAGACTCCACGACCGCGAACCTCTTCGAGGACATCGTCGCCGACGAAGAGCACCACATCGACTACCTCGAAACGCAGTTGGAGCTGATGAACAAGCTCGGTGTCGAGTTGTACTCGGCGCAGTGCGTGTCCCGCCCGCCGGGCTCGCTCGACTAG
- a CDS encoding DUF302 domain-containing protein, with protein MSIALATSLRLPFDDAVARTRKALADQGFGVLTEIDVKATMKNKLDQDMENYLILGACNPPLAHRALSVERQIGLLLPCNVVVRSDPDDSGSTLVEAMDPQLLVDVTEEADLQPVAQEVADKLKAAIAALNA; from the coding sequence ATGAGTATCGCGCTGGCGACCAGTCTTCGACTGCCGTTCGACGATGCCGTTGCGCGCACGCGAAAGGCATTGGCCGACCAGGGTTTCGGTGTCCTCACCGAGATCGATGTCAAGGCGACGATGAAGAACAAGCTGGACCAGGACATGGAGAACTACCTGATCCTCGGCGCCTGCAACCCGCCTCTGGCACACCGGGCGCTCTCGGTGGAGCGACAGATAGGCCTGCTGCTGCCGTGCAATGTCGTGGTGCGCAGTGACCCCGACGATTCCGGCAGCACCCTCGTGGAGGCTATGGACCCCCAGCTACTTGTCGACGTGACCGAAGAGGCGGACCTGCAGCCGGTCGCCCAAGAAGTTGCCGACAAGCTCAAAGCCGCTATCGCCGCACTGAACGCCTAG
- the ligD gene encoding non-homologous end-joining DNA ligase: MAAKAEEVDVDGVAVRLTNPDKVYFPKLGANGTKGKLVEYYRTVASGPMLTALRDRPTHLQRFPDGIEGEEIYQKRVPEKHPDYLETCRVTFPSGRTADALKVTHPSAIVWAAQMGTITLHPWQVRCPDTDHPDELRVDLDPQPGTGFAEARTIAVDYLKPVLDELGLVGYPKTSGGRGVHVFVRIRPDWDFIAVRRAGIALARELERRAPDLVTTSWWKEERGQRVFIDYNQNARDRTFASAYSVRATAIATVSTPVAWEELGDADPDDFTITTVPALIAKRGDPMAEMDSVAHSIDSLLEMAAADEERGLGDLPYPPNYPKMPGEPPRVQPSKKVAEHWDEHGNPKT, from the coding sequence GTGGCAGCCAAGGCTGAAGAAGTTGACGTCGACGGTGTCGCCGTCCGGCTCACCAACCCGGACAAGGTGTACTTCCCCAAACTGGGCGCGAACGGCACCAAGGGCAAGCTCGTCGAGTACTACCGAACCGTCGCGAGCGGACCCATGCTGACCGCTCTGCGCGACCGCCCGACCCACCTGCAGCGCTTTCCGGACGGCATCGAGGGTGAGGAGATCTACCAGAAGCGGGTGCCCGAAAAGCATCCCGACTATCTGGAGACCTGCCGGGTGACATTCCCCTCGGGGCGCACCGCGGACGCGCTGAAGGTGACCCATCCGTCGGCGATCGTGTGGGCCGCGCAGATGGGCACAATTACCTTGCATCCGTGGCAGGTTCGCTGCCCGGACACCGATCATCCCGACGAGTTGCGGGTGGATCTCGACCCCCAGCCGGGCACCGGCTTCGCCGAGGCGCGCACCATCGCCGTCGACTATCTCAAGCCGGTACTCGATGAACTGGGGCTGGTCGGCTACCCGAAGACGTCCGGCGGACGGGGCGTGCACGTGTTCGTGCGGATCCGGCCGGACTGGGATTTCATCGCGGTCCGCCGCGCCGGTATTGCGCTGGCCCGCGAACTCGAACGTCGGGCGCCGGATCTGGTGACCACCTCATGGTGGAAGGAGGAGCGCGGCCAGCGCGTCTTCATCGACTACAACCAGAACGCCCGTGACCGGACCTTTGCCAGCGCGTACTCCGTGCGCGCGACAGCCATCGCCACCGTCTCGACGCCGGTGGCGTGGGAGGAGTTGGGCGACGCCGACCCCGACGACTTCACGATCACCACCGTTCCGGCACTGATCGCCAAACGCGGTGACCCGATGGCCGAGATGGATTCGGTTGCGCACTCAATTGATTCACTGTTGGAGATGGCCGCCGCTGATGAGGAGCGCGGTCTCGGCGACCTGCCCTACCCGCCGAACTATCCGAAGATGCCGGGCGAACCGCCGCGCGTGCAGCCGAGCAAGAAGGTGGCGGAGCACTGGGACGAACACGGTAACCCCAAGACGTGA